A DNA window from Hordeum vulgare subsp. vulgare chromosome 1H, MorexV3_pseudomolecules_assembly, whole genome shotgun sequence contains the following coding sequences:
- the LOC123450635 gene encoding uncharacterized protein LOC123450635 — MRRKKHLDRAGGGGGGGTELFICFTSRPSASGLRPSASSKAFSPGRTGTAGAAGGNGSGAGGAEAAPAALLRPSLSRRLRNSGSLKGGQSPMFPPGTASGGRRGRGGMEPAEPSSPKVTCIGQVRVKGGKRKPKHGSAAALRSRSRRGGLSGSEASFRRGVDDRDGGLHPGAKNQGWVYQIPVNICEALKTFGSCGGRSLCSPSRERSGAAPRSAAGDKKRRRGPAGGSWLCGAAVARCLLAIQEEEDDVGKGSAVGPADEARESQVGLVMQGWDVEDEEGEDEDDENRVVVGAVEVEKEDEILLVGGKEEEGRVSVCIPPRNALLLMRCRSDPVRMAELATRFWGSPAAATASVGQVDNEGDGGLHKEEKDEGEANLEKECAEEARNSAVSADGEVCRPRGVVEDDGGEAVDAGQVVSEDESSKHGDIGEEEDDGGCKGDAEERDEPVEAQIVRKDVGLEIEAAKSESQAPAMVEAVADTKEAAAAPRMEKEEEEVKGRRSVSSCSPSTALKEDRKLRRLGSTRRRVSTNSKASSSSDRVDRRHSFSAEMEARRSSFSSLKDSRRASFSIDRDGRRWSFTIEQEHLVAEPKVLMASRKGKKNSSEAESEKDCPVLVAAPNSVEEAQECNDDDGKEEATHYCGEEEGTTTQCAEIHTEAEKVETGVDEEKAVEVKQEQRKKSGELPDCLLMMMCEPKLSMEVSKETWVCSTDFVHWKSHQGQNRRQQTAAATGSNAAASEETKDDSNNAQDTSVAKEDTSVAKDTEESTVVPVSANSTSMPPQAAPKPPPKPVMEQKLKLELPKVAAGVAAYAPLVLKRCKSEPLRSSARLAPDTCFWKEDRHRPLNATGIGF, encoded by the coding sequence ATGCGCCGCAAGAAGCACTTGGAccgcgctggcggcggcggcggcggcggcacggaGCTCTTCATCTGCTTCACCTCCCGCCCCTCCGCCTCCGGCCTccgcccctccgcctcctccaaggcattCAGCCCCGGACGCACCGGAACCGCCGGAGCAGCAGGAGGGAACGGCTCTGGTGCTGGTGGTGCGGAAGCGGCACCGGCAGCGCTGCTGCGCCCGTCGCTGAGCAGGAGGCTGAGGAACAGCGGGAGCCTCAAGGGCGGCCAGTCGCCCATGTTCCCGCCGGGCACGGCGTCGGGGGGCCGGCGCGGGCGGGGCGGGATGGAGCCCGCCGAGCCGTCCTCGCCCAAGGTCACCTGCATCGGCCAGGTCCGGGTCAAGGGCGGCAAGCGCAAGCCCAAGCACGGCTCCGCGGCCGCGCTGCGCTCGCGGTCCAGGCGCGGCGGCCTGTCCGGGTCCGAGGCCAGCTTCCGCCGCGGGGTGGACGACCGGGACGGCGGCCTCCACCCCGGTGCCAAGAACCAGGGCTGGGTCTACCAGATCCCGGTCAACATCTGCGAGGCGCTCAAGACCTTCGGCTCCTGCGGCGGCCGCTCCCTCTGCTCGCCCTCCCGGGAGCGGAGCGGGGCCGCGCCGCGCTCCGCCGCGGGCGACAAGAAGCGCCGCCGCGGCCCGGCTGGCGGGAGCTGGCTCTGCGGCGCCGCCGTGGCCCGGTGCCTCCTGGCgatccaggaggaggaggacgacgtcgGGAAGGGCTCCGCCGTCGGGCCCGCGGACGAGGCCAGGGAGTCGCAGGTGGGGCTCGTGATGCAGGGCTGGGACGTGGAGGATGAGGAAGGGGAGGATGAGGACGACGAGAACCGCGTCGTCGTCGGCGCGGTGGAGGTGGAGAAGGAAGACGAGATCTTGCTGGTCGgaggcaaggaggaggagggacgGGTCAGCGTCTGCATCCCGCCCAGGAACGCCCTTTTGCTGATGCGCTGCAGATCCGACCCCGTGCGCATGGCGGAGCTCGCCACGCGCTTCTGGGGTTCCCCGGCGGCGGCCACTGCCAGTGTCGGCCAGGTCGACAATGAAGGGGACGGCGGCCTCCACAAAGAAGAGAAAGACGAAGGTGAGGCCAATTTGGAAAAGGAATGTGCAGAGGAAGCTAGGAATTCAGCGGTTTCCGCCGACGGGGAGGTATGCCGCCCTCGAGGCGTGGTTGAAGATGACGGCGGCGAAGCAGTGGATGCCGGACAAGTGGTGTCTGAAGACGAGAGCTCCAAGCATGGAGATATTggggaagaagaggacgatggAGGCTGCAAAGGAGATGCAGAGGAGAGGGATGAGCCTGTGGAGGCTCAAATTGTTCGCAAAGACGTGGGCTTGGAGATTGAAGCTGCTAAGAGCGAGAGCCAAGCACCGGCAATGGTGGAGGCTGTGGCAGACACCAAGGAGGCTGCTGCTGCTCCAAGAatggagaaagaggaggaagaggtgaaGGGCAGGAGGTCAGTCAGCAGCTGCTCCCCATCCACAGCACTGAAGGAGGACCGCAAATTGCGACGGTTGGGCAGCACCAGGAGGCGTGTTTCCACCAACAGCAAGGCCTCCTCGAGCTCTGATCGTGTCGACAGGCGGCACAGCTTCTCGGCGGAAATGGAGGCGCGGCGGTCGAGCTTCTCGAGCTTGAAGGACTCGAGGAGGGCAAGCTTCTCCATCGACCGGGATGGCCGAAGATGGAGCTTCACAATTGAGCAGGAGCACCTCGTCGCGGAGCCTAAGGTTTTGATGGCATCCAGGAAGGGTAAGAAAAATTCGTCCGAGGCCGAGTCGGAGAAGGACTGCCCTGTTCTTGTTGCTGCACCAAACAGTGTGGAGGAAGCCCAAGAGTGCAACGATGATGATGGAAAGGAAGAGGCCACACATTATTGTGGTGaggaagaaggaacaacaacacaaTGTGCTGAAATTCACACAGAAGCTGAGAAGGTTGAGACCGGAGTCGACGAGGAGAAAGCCGTTGAAGTGAAGCAGGAACAGAGGAAGAAGAGCGGCGAATTGCCGGATTGCCTCCTGATGATGATGTGCGAGCCCAAGCTCTCCATGGAGGTCTCCAAGGAGACATGGGTGTGCAGCACTGACTTTGTCCACTGGAAGTCTCACCAGGGCCAGAATCGTCGGCAACAGACGGCTGCTGCTACCGGCAGCAATGCTGCTGCGTCGGAGGAGACGAAGGATGATTCCAACAATGCTCAGGACACCAGCGTAGCAAAGGAGGACACCAGCGTCGCGAAGGACACAGAAGAGAGCACCGTAGTGCCAGTATCGGCGAACTCCACATCTATGCCACCGCAGGCTGCCCCGAAGCCACCACCGAAGCCGGTCATGGAgcagaagctcaagctggagctgCCGAAGGTCGCAGCCGGCGTGGCTGCCTACGCGCCGCTCGTCCTGAAGCGCTGCAAGTCGGAGCCTTTGCGGTCGTCCGCGCGGCTGGCGCCCGACACGTGCTTCTGGAAGGAGGACCGGCACCGGCCCCTGAACGCCACCGGGATCGGCTTCTGA